The Verrucomicrobiia bacterium genome has a segment encoding these proteins:
- a CDS encoding MJ1477/TM1410 family putative glycoside hydrolase, translating to MKLRLFLTLLAPLFFAQISSAQSTPTSFAYILQADSFAKTKSAAAEKLTACDRDWIVLDAVFSSDSPWERADLDAIRKNHPARKIIAYLSIGEAEDYRPYWRKEWGTGKKLTSAAPKWLGQENPDWKGNYRVHYWHPEWQQLMLTAIDDVIARGFDGIYLDIVDGFENFERDGKKFIDDRLNPETKQSYRRDMVDWVKAIAARARVKNPQALVIPQNGSQLLAHADFLDTISAIGIEDLFTNGDKLQPKDSSAYILGYLQKMTAKQKPVLLIEYSKSPERQALSKKLTQEHHLTLLITDRELKTLGISGK from the coding sequence ATGAAACTTCGACTCTTCCTAACTCTCCTTGCGCCTTTATTCTTTGCCCAAATTTCCTCTGCCCAATCCACCCCCACCTCCTTCGCCTACATCCTCCAAGCCGACTCATTCGCCAAAACCAAATCCGCTGCCGCTGAAAAACTCACTGCCTGTGATCGCGACTGGATCGTCCTCGACGCCGTCTTCAGCAGCGATTCTCCATGGGAACGCGCCGACCTCGACGCCATTCGTAAAAACCATCCTGCCCGCAAAATCATCGCCTATCTATCCATCGGTGAAGCGGAAGACTATCGCCCCTATTGGCGCAAGGAATGGGGCACCGGCAAGAAACTCACCTCCGCTGCACCGAAATGGCTGGGACAAGAGAACCCTGATTGGAAAGGCAATTATCGCGTCCACTACTGGCACCCCGAATGGCAGCAACTCATGCTCACCGCCATTGATGACGTCATAGCCCGCGGCTTCGATGGCATCTACCTCGACATCGTGGACGGCTTCGAAAACTTCGAGCGCGATGGCAAAAAATTCATCGATGACCGGCTCAATCCTGAAACGAAACAGAGCTACCGGCGCGACATGGTGGACTGGGTCAAAGCAATCGCCGCCCGTGCCCGCGTCAAGAACCCACAAGCCCTCGTCATCCCCCAGAACGGCTCCCAACTTCTCGCCCACGCCGATTTCCTCGATACCATCAGCGCCATCGGCATCGAAGACCTCTTCACCAACGGCGACAAACTCCAGCCAAAGGACAGCTCCGCTTACATTCTCGGTTACTTGCAAAAGATGACCGCGAAACAAAAACCCGTCCTCCTCATCGAATATTCCAAATCACCCGAGCGACAGGCTTTATCAAAGAAACTCACCCAAGAACATCACCTGACCTTGCTCATCACCGATCGTGAATTGAAAACCCTCGGCATATCAGGCAAATAA
- a CDS encoding YciI family protein, whose translation MSKADLSTEYLVISRGQWDKNLPPERIQTAIDDFYVWITKMIEDGKMKSGTRLANTGKTVSTKGITDGPYGETKEIIGGYWFIVANSLDEASQLASQNPCMQCGLFYEIRPLEYERASAYREGNETPIKRD comes from the coding sequence ATGAGCAAGGCCGATCTCTCCACCGAATACCTCGTCATCTCTCGTGGCCAATGGGATAAAAACCTCCCGCCCGAACGCATCCAGACCGCCATTGATGACTTCTACGTGTGGATCACCAAGATGATCGAGGACGGCAAGATGAAGTCCGGCACACGCCTCGCGAACACCGGCAAGACCGTCTCCACCAAGGGCATCACGGATGGACCCTACGGCGAGACCAAAGAGATCATCGGCGGCTACTGGTTCATCGTGGCAAACAGTTTGGACGAAGCCTCCCAACTCGCGTCTCAAAACCCCTGCATGCAATGCGGCCTCTTCTACGAGATCCGCCCGTTAGAATACGAACGCGCCTCGGCTTATCGGGAAGGGAATGAGACACCAATAAAAAGAGACTAG